A single Musa acuminata AAA Group cultivar baxijiao chromosome BXJ2-1, Cavendish_Baxijiao_AAA, whole genome shotgun sequence DNA region contains:
- the LOC135599067 gene encoding uncharacterized protein LOC135599067 yields the protein MFKNTFQSGFLSILYSLGSKPLQIWDKEVVNGQVRRLQDDDIQSNVLEIVGSNVQSTYITCPADPSATLGIKLPFLVMIVKNLKKYFTFEIQILDDKNVRRRFRASNFQSVTRVKPFICTMPLTLEDGWNNIQLNLADLTRRAYGTNYVETLRVQVHANCRLRRIYFSDRLYSEEELPQEFKLYLPMQKA from the exons ATGTTCAAGAACACATTCCAATCTGGGTTCTTATCTATTCTCTACAGTCTTGG gaGCAAACCTTTGCAAATATGGGACAAAGAAG TTGTCAATGGACAGGTTAGACGGCTACAAGATGACGATATCCAGTCAAATGTGCTTGAAATAGTTGGCTCAAATGTGCAGTCAACTTACATTACTTGTCCTGCTGATCCATCTGCAACACTTGGTATCAAGCTTCCGTTTTTGGTTATGATTGTAAAAAATCTGAAGAAGTATTTTACCTTTGAGATTCAGATTTTGGATGATAAGAATGTTCGCCGCCGTTTTAGAGCTTCAAATTTTCAG TCTGTAACACGGGTAAAGCCATTTATTTGCACCATGCCTCTTACATTGGAAGATGGTTGGAACAACATTCAACTAAATCTTGCTGATCTAACGAGAAGGGCATATGGCACAAATTATGTCGAGACTCTTAGAGTGCAGGTCCATGCAAACTGCCGACTCAGAAGAATTTACTTCTCGGATCGTCTTTACTCAGAGGAAGAGCTCCCCCAGGAGTTCAAACTGTATCTCCCAATGCAA AAAGCATGA
- the LOC103972800 gene encoding protein CYSTEINE-RICH TRANSMEMBRANE MODULE 11, whose protein sequence is MSYQQVPPQEAYPPPGYSPPYPPPYGAPPPYPPPSSPPGGYPPPGGYPPPRPPGYQGYFYEDYAPPPPPPPPPSHPYYHSHDDAGLSFLKGCLAALCCCCVLEECCF, encoded by the exons ATGAGCTACCAGCAAGTTCCTCCTCAAGAAGCCTACCCACCGCCAG GGTACTCGCCGCCTTACCCTCCACCGTACGGAGCTCCTCCACCGTACCCTCCGCCTTCCTCTCCACCCGGCGGTTACCCTCCACCCGGCGGCTATCCTCCACCGCGCCCTCCTGGGTACCAGGGGTACTTCTATGAGGACTACGCTCCCCCTCCGCCTCCTCCGCCTCCACCATCCCATCCCTACTACCACAGCCATGATGATGCCGGCCTCTCTTTCTTAAAAGGATG CCTGGctgccctttgctgctgctgTGTACTGGAAGAGTGCTGCTTCTGA